TCGGCGTCGttctccagcctcctcccccCAAATAGTggtcctttctccttcctttgctGAAGCCAATTCCTCCTCCGCAAATCATTTCTCTAGAACTTGGTTCACGTGACCTCAGACCCTCAGGCTACTATTAGAGAAGTTTGAGGATTCctttagtgttagtcgctcagtcttgcccgactctttgtgactccatggactgtagcccgccaggctcctctgtccttggaattctccaggcaagaatgctggagtgggttgccattcccttctccaggggaatcttccttacccagggattgaacccaggtctctaccatctgagccaccagggaagtcctggaggaTTCCtcaccctcatctcttatgtgtcCTTTTCTACTCCAGTGATTGGGGCTCTGATCGGGAAGCAGGAGGGCCGAAATATTGAGGTGATGAACTCCTTCGAACTGCTGTCCCACACCGTGGAAGAGAAGATTATCATTGACAAGGAATATTATTACACCAAGGAGGAGCAGTGTGAGAGGGGAGGAGACGTGGGGGAGAAGAGTGGGAGTGGGGGGAAAAGAATGGGGAAGATGGAGAgggttggggaaaaaataaacagagaaatagGACCAGAGTAGAGGAATAATGGAGAGGGTAGCTGAAGAGACCTTAGAAAAAGAACACATATGGGTTATTCCCCGCAGAGAGAGCAAGGAGTGAGAAAAGACACAAGAGATTAGTTGTTCTACGTGGAGCCAGGATGGGAAGGGGAGAAGCTGGTAAAAACACACCAGGAGTTTCAAATTAAAGAAGGACGATTTAAAGATACACTGTCCTGGCCCCTTTCTCTCCAGTTAAACAGGTATTCAAGGAGCTGGAGTTTCTGGGTTGGTATACCACAGGGGGGCCGCCTGACCCCTCCGACATCCACGTCCATAAGCAGGTATACACGTTCACACAGGTACATATTGGGGTGGAGACGAGAGGAATGAGGGGAAGGAAGATGGGCCCTGACACGCGTGTGCATCCTCCCTTCTTCCAGGTGTGCGAGATAATTGAGAGCCCTCTGTTTCTTAAGTTGAACCCTATGACCAAGCACACAGATGTGAGTACAGTGACCCTGTGCCCACTTTGTCCTGCCTGTCGCTCTGCCCCTGCTTTTTACTGTATGACATCTCTGTTGAATCTCCTTTTTGTGGTTTACTATCTGTGAGACTTTAGTCATTTAACCTTTAAACTGCATTTTCTCCACATGTGAAAATGGGAATGAGTTCCACTTCAGCAGATCCTGGGAAGATTAGCTGAGGAAACGCAACGTGAAGGGCCAAGTCCAGTTTCGGTGCTTAGTATAGGTTCAGGCCTCTGATGTTTAGTAAGAGCTGTTCTCTCTTCTTCACAGCTTCCTGTCAGCGTCTTTGAGTCCGTCATAGATATAATCAATGGAGAGGTAGGTAATGCCCTACCCTTCAACCCACACAGCCTGCCCCTGGGGTTTCCTGCTTTTGACTCTCTGTGCCCCATAGGCCACCATGCTGTTTGCTGAGCTGACCTACACTCTGGCCACAGAGGAAGCGGAACGCATTGGGGTGGACCACGTAGCCCGAATGACAGCAACAGGCAGTGGAGAGAACTCCACTGGTAAGGGTggctgcaggggcttccctggaagtgGGGGGAGGTGTGCCCACACACCTCCTCACCCTCGGCCTACCACCCCCCAGTGGCTGAACACCTCATCGCACAGCACAGCGCCATCAAGATGCTGCACAGCCGCGTCAAGCTCATcttggagtacgtcaaggcctcTGAGGCAGGTAGGACAGGTATCTCCCTGGTTCCTGAAGCACTTTGCCTCCCTTCTGGGGAAGCGACAGCATCCACGTTGATGCCGTTTCTTGTGCCTTCAGGAGAGGTCCCCTTTAACCACGAGATCCTGCGGGAGGCCTACGCTCTGTGTCACTGCCTCCCAGTGCTTAGCACAGACAAGTTCAAGACAGACTTCTACGATGTGAGTGCAAGGCCCAGGACGGGGAGGTGGGGCTCCCGTGTTCTGCATGCAGGACATGACCGGCTTCTGTCCCTTCACAGCAATGCAATGATGTGGGGCTCATGGCCTACCTTGGCACCATCACCAAGACGTGCAACACCATGAACCAGTTCGTGAACAAGTTCAATGTCCTCTATGACCGACAAGGCATCGGCAGGCGGATGCGGGGGCTCTTTTTCTGACAACAGGGTACTTGACGACGTACAGGGGTCAGACAGCTGTCAAGGGGAGGGGTGCTACACTCCCTTGAGAGAAACCTGTCACTAATAAAAGGGGAGCAGCCCCCCAGCACCCCTTCTAGTGGCTCTGTTCTCTCCTGTGGGCACTGTGGATGGCTGAGGGAGAGgggtttgttactgcagcatccAGCGCTCGCGAAGATGAAATACCTGCCTGAAGCTCAGGAGGCAGAAGTACTGGTGTCCATACTTTGAGACTAACTGGaggggggtgggagaggagacCAGTGCAGTCCGGTATCGGTGCCTTGCAGGCAGAGCAGGAAGTCCCCTCAAATTTAATGAATGGCTGGAATAAGGTAAGCATAAAGGGAAGACAAGAATCCAGAAAACTCAAAACCCTGTTTTAACAGAAGCAGCAAATGGACACACGctttattaggaaaaaagaataagtaaaacaaGTGCAGCTTGGGCAAATAAGGGGACCTTCCTTTGCCCTCAAAAGCATTGGCAAACCATCAAAGGAAGCGGAGTAGGGCAATATGCAGAGCAGATCCAGTGTCCAAGCAACTGGACTCACACAAAAGTGATCCGTGTCCGGGCAGTGTTGACCTGCCAGACGTTGAGCTCCTCATACTCGTCCAGGGCCGCCTGGAACTGAGCAGGTGTGAAGCCACGGGAGATGCAGCGCTGCTCCGCCTCGGAAAACCGGACACTTTGGCCCTCTGAGACCAACTCACGGACGGTTGCAAATATCACATCTgctggtctctgggtcctggatGGACGAGCGTGGTGTGTGGTCAGGGTTAGAACTTCGAGGCCAGCACCACAGACCCAGGGGTGCAGAAGCCGCAGGATGAGTTTCCTGCTCAAGACAGTCAAGGTGCCCCCTGCCACCCTCTGCTAAGCCGCTCACCTAGCTGTCTGCCCCTTGTCACCCAGCAGTGAGTCCTTGGACATCTCCATCAGCCGTATGGCTTCATTCACATCTTCCTTCTCCACGGTGTCCACCATTCGTAGACGTGCCTAAGGGGAAGGTAGGGAGAGATGGGCACAGAAGGAGGGGGTGGAACAAAGTCAGGGAGGCCCCCCACCCTGCTCCAGCTTTAAGGCTGGGCACCTGAGTGCTGCTACTCACAAAGGAGTAgcggccccctccccgcccaccaGGCATCCGCAGTGTGGGGCCGGCACTGTCAGACCGAGACAAGTGCAATGCCCGGGGCAGCGTCCAGCAATTGCCCAAGTCTCCGCCTCTCAACACTGGCCAGTCCCGGTGTGCAGCTGTCCTGTGAGGGAGACCAGACCCTTCTGAATTCCACTGGGCTCCCCACCACGAGATGGAGCTTGGGGCGCTCGGCCGAGAAGGCGACTGGCAGGGGTAGTGTCCCCGGGGCTCGGGAAGTGCTGGCTCAGCAGTAGGTCAGGTGATCACACTACCTGCACGAACAGCACTTTGGAGCCCCCAGGACGATGGTCCACGGCATGAGGACAGAAATGAAGCTTCCCGACCCCAGAGCGAGGTTACCCCACCCGCCCCTCAGCAAGATCTGAGAAACGGAGAAGCCTCTCTCCTGGGACGCTGGGCGTGCCCTGCCGGAGCAGCAAGTACCCACAGTGCGGTAGCACACAGGACCACTATCTGCACTGTCAGCACTTTAGCCCCGGCAGGGCCAGAGCAGGAGGGAGGCGGTAGCGCACGGGCAGGCTGCCAGCAGAGCCCAAGCGGACCATCCTCCAGCGCACAGGCTGGCACTCACCAGAGCAGTGGACAGTCGCAGGATAGCCAGCAGAGTCCGGGCCGAAGTGTAGGTGGCGTCCTTACTGGCCCAAGCCTCGCGCCTCATCTCCACGTACGCTGCTGTGATGTAGTCGGCCAGAGACTCTGGCACCGCAGGCTGCTTCTCCCGGCACATAGCTATGTACCGCCTGTGGGAAAGCAGGAGAGCTGGAGAGCGCATTTGTTCTGCATTAAGAGTTGGAAAACTGGGAGTAAAGAAACCGGAGGGGAGGGCGCTCTGAAGTAGGAGACAGCAATTGGTGGATGATTAGGCTTAAATAAGCTACATTTGGAAAATCTATCAACATTTCAAGTTATCcgcaactttttttttaaatgaaaatggccTTTGCACGATTGAGACAAATCCACCTGTCTTAAGAGATGGTTCTGTTAATTCATGAGAACAgctaaaagggaaaaacaacattAGGAATCCCTGGGAGTCCCTGGACTGACTCCTTGGACAGAGCAGTGCTGTCAGGCACCCACGCAGCAAAAGCCAGCTTTGCCAATATCCGTACCTGAGTTAGTAACCCCGAGACTGCGGGTGGAGGTATGTGAAGGCAGGTTCTCCACCATGGTCTCCTATGGCCAGCCCAGGGGAACCAAGACTCACTGTTCTCAGACCCAGGATgccaggagggggaggggtgagCGCTTTTCAAGAGAAGCACAGAGGCCAAGCCGCCCGGGGGAGTGTCCGCCCTGTCCAGCTCTCCTACCTCATCAGTTTCATGTCCAAAGGCTCAAACTGGGCGGGGGGCTGCCGGCTGTGCTGGTGCACGTAGGTGATGTGCTGGGCCaacctgggaggaggggaggcaacAGGAGCGCTGCATCTTGGTGCCCCCTCAGCGCTCCACCCCACAGCCTGGTCGGTCAAGGACTGTCGGCACTTCAACCCTGACCCCCTCTGAGAACTGTGGAGCAACCCCTGCTGTTTAAGGGGAAGGCTCTGGTGTTTCCCTAAGACGACAATAACGGGTTTTCCAGTTTCTCCTCCCTGCACATAGATGGCTACAGGGGGTGTCTCCCCGAGCGCAGAGCTGCAGTCACCTCAGGTCATTGTCTCGGTCGGGCCGGTCCTGGATCAGCCAGAGGAGGTCAAATCGGGAAAGCAATGCCGCAGGAAGCTGTATATTTTGTTCCAGGCTGCGGCGAGGGTTGTAGCGTCCATAGGCAGGGTTGGCGGCAGCCAGGATGGAGCAGCGGGCATTGAGCGTTGTGAGAATGCCTGCCTTGGCAATGGAGATGGTTTGCTGCTCCATGACCTCGTGGATGGCCGTGCGGTCGGCCTCCGCCATCTTGTCAAACTCGTCAATGCAGCACACTCCCTGGTCGGCCAGCACCAAGGCCCCGCCCTCCAAGGTCAGCTCGCCACTCACAGAGTCTCTCAGCACAGCTGCCGTGAGGCCCACGCCGGAGGAGCCTCGGCCCGTCGTGTACTGGCCTGCACAGAAGGGTCAGGAAGACAGACACGCACAGGCCTGTTTAGGACGACAGCAGGGCAGAGGGAACGGGGCCATGAGGCGAGGTCTGTGCTGAACTGCTCTACTGACCCAGTTGGGCTGTCCCGAGGCAGCGGCAGGTCTGGGGGCAATAACACCAACACCCATCTCCACCCCCTGGCCCTCCCACAGCGGAAGCCTGCTGGTCCTCCTAAGTTTGCCTCTCC
This portion of the Bos indicus x Bos taurus breed Angus x Brahman F1 hybrid chromosome 25, Bos_hybrid_MaternalHap_v2.0, whole genome shotgun sequence genome encodes:
- the COPS6 gene encoding COP9 signalosome complex subunit 6 — encoded protein: MAATAAAANGTGGSSGMEVDAAVVPSVMASGVTGSVSVALHPLVILNISDHWIRMRSQEGRPMQVIGALIGKQEGRNIEVMNSFELLSHTVEEKIIIDKEYYYTKEEQFKQVFKELEFLGWYTTGGPPDPSDIHVHKQVCEIIESPLFLKLNPMTKHTDLPVSVFESVIDIINGEATMLFAELTYTLATEEAERIGVDHVARMTATGSGENSTVAEHLIAQHSAIKMLHSRVKLILEYVKASEAGEVPFNHEILREAYALCHCLPVLSTDKFKTDFYDQCNDVGLMAYLGTITKTCNTMNQFVNKFNVLYDRQGIGRRMRGLFF